A genomic segment from Pseudomonas sp. S09G 359 encodes:
- a CDS encoding SDR family NAD(P)-dependent oxidoreductase has protein sequence MTKNTNNMTGKTIIITGAARGLGQTYALELGRLGANIVLADFNDCVESENLLAKENIPFLTVKVDVADATSTQKMAEAAVERFGKIDVLVNNAALWADLKNTPFTDIDPDIWDRCMNVNVKGVWNCSKAVFPSMKAAGGGSIINIASLAAVYGMPYALHYTASKAAVIGITRGLAREVGRHWIRVNSIAPSLVLTEATSQFFDDKLDKATDAIKSGQSLKGNLTPDDVVGAVIFLASEGSGFVTGQTLMVDGGTTLL, from the coding sequence ATGACTAAAAACACCAACAACATGACCGGTAAAACCATCATCATCACTGGCGCTGCCCGTGGGCTAGGTCAAACCTATGCGCTGGAACTGGGCCGCTTGGGCGCCAACATTGTCCTGGCAGACTTCAATGACTGTGTAGAGTCCGAAAATCTTCTGGCCAAGGAAAATATTCCCTTTCTGACGGTAAAAGTAGACGTCGCAGACGCGACCAGCACTCAGAAGATGGCAGAGGCTGCCGTTGAACGCTTCGGCAAGATCGACGTCTTGGTCAACAATGCAGCCTTGTGGGCCGACCTCAAAAATACGCCGTTCACGGACATCGATCCGGACATCTGGGACCGCTGCATGAATGTCAACGTAAAGGGTGTCTGGAATTGCTCCAAAGCCGTATTCCCTTCGATGAAAGCGGCCGGCGGCGGCAGTATCATCAACATCGCGTCACTGGCCGCGGTCTACGGCATGCCCTATGCCCTGCACTACACCGCTTCCAAAGCAGCCGTCATTGGTATTACCCGTGGTTTGGCCCGTGAAGTCGGCCGCCACTGGATCCGTGTAAACAGCATCGCGCCGAGCCTGGTACTGACCGAGGCCACCAGCCAGTTCTTCGACGACAAGCTGGACAAAGCTACAGACGCTATCAAGTCGGGTCAGAGCCTCAAGGGCAACCTGACACCGGATGACGTCGTCGGTGCGGTCATCTTCCTCGCCAGCGAAGGCAGCGGTTTCGTTACTGGTCAGACGTTGATGGTGGATGGTGGCACTACCCTCCTCTAA
- a CDS encoding AMP-binding protein, giving the protein MNTIKRSYSRGAIHTPLIEKTLGDFFDEVVARFPDNEALVSCHQSIRLSYSQLQAEVNQLASALLALSLVPGDRVAIWANNSAEWLITQLATAKVGIILVNFNPAYKTIELEYALNKAGCKALITMAAFKTTDYLQVIRTIAPEIHTSTPGQLSAARLPALHAVIHLGEEHVPGFMRFRDLMSLGNALDEHVPRVAATLKNTDAINIQFTSGTTGSPKGAALTHRGILNNGFFLGEGMSLTATDRLCIPVPLFHCFGMVVGNLAALTHASTIVYPNDAFDPVRTLEAVQSERCTALHGVPTMFITELDHPRFHEFDLSTLRTGIMAGTACPIEVMRRVQRDMHMRDVTIAYGMTETSPASYQSTCETPLEKRVSTIGKVHPHLEAKVVHPESGDTLPIGVVGELCIRGYSLMQGYWNDPEKTVQTIDSDGWIHSGDLATMDAEGYVSITGRIKDMVIRGGENISPREIEEFLYQHPAIQDAQVIGVADEKYGEELCVWVIVRPGLAISEDEIREFCSSQIARYKIPRYIRFVDGFPMTLSGKVQKFRMREIMEEELTLAVC; this is encoded by the coding sequence ATGAACACAATAAAAAGAAGTTATTCGCGTGGCGCGATTCACACTCCGTTGATTGAGAAAACCCTGGGGGATTTCTTTGACGAGGTGGTCGCACGATTTCCCGATAATGAGGCGCTTGTTTCGTGTCATCAGAGTATCCGGCTCAGCTATTCGCAACTTCAAGCCGAAGTAAACCAACTGGCGAGTGCGCTGCTTGCGTTGTCACTTGTGCCGGGTGATCGTGTGGCTATCTGGGCCAACAACAGCGCCGAATGGCTGATAACCCAACTGGCGACAGCCAAGGTCGGTATCATCCTGGTCAACTTCAACCCGGCCTATAAAACCATCGAGCTTGAGTACGCGCTGAATAAGGCGGGCTGCAAGGCATTGATCACTATGGCCGCGTTCAAGACTACTGATTACCTGCAAGTGATCAGAACCATTGCGCCGGAAATCCACACATCTACACCTGGACAGCTCAGTGCTGCGAGGTTGCCCGCACTGCATGCGGTCATTCACCTGGGCGAAGAACACGTGCCCGGGTTTATGCGTTTTCGCGATCTGATGAGTCTGGGAAATGCCTTGGATGAACATGTCCCGCGTGTCGCCGCGACGCTGAAGAACACTGATGCGATCAACATCCAATTCACCAGCGGCACCACGGGCTCTCCAAAGGGCGCAGCGCTGACCCATCGCGGCATTCTCAACAATGGCTTTTTTCTCGGCGAAGGCATGAGCCTGACTGCCACCGATCGCCTGTGCATTCCGGTGCCTTTGTTTCATTGCTTTGGCATGGTGGTTGGCAACCTGGCGGCATTGACCCATGCCAGCACCATCGTCTATCCCAACGATGCGTTTGACCCGGTGCGTACCCTTGAGGCCGTACAGAGTGAGCGCTGCACCGCCCTGCACGGTGTGCCGACGATGTTCATCACCGAACTCGACCACCCCCGCTTTCACGAATTCGACCTGTCCACCTTGCGCACCGGCATCATGGCCGGCACGGCTTGCCCGATTGAGGTGATGCGCCGGGTTCAGCGCGACATGCATATGCGCGATGTCACTATTGCCTACGGCATGACCGAAACCAGCCCGGCCAGCTACCAAAGCACCTGTGAAACGCCGCTGGAAAAACGCGTGTCGACCATCGGCAAAGTCCACCCCCACCTGGAAGCCAAGGTGGTCCACCCGGAGTCGGGAGACACCTTGCCGATCGGCGTCGTGGGGGAGTTGTGTATCCGTGGTTATTCGCTGATGCAAGGCTACTGGAACGACCCGGAAAAGACTGTGCAGACCATCGACAGCGACGGCTGGATACACAGCGGAGACTTGGCCACGATGGATGCCGAGGGCTACGTCAGCATCACCGGGCGTATCAAGGATATGGTGATACGCGGCGGCGAAAATATTTCCCCGCGCGAGATCGAGGAGTTCCTGTATCAACACCCGGCGATTCAGGATGCGCAGGTGATCGGCGTGGCAGATGAGAAATACGGCGAGGAGCTCTGCGTTTGGGTGATCGTGCGCCCGGGCCTGGCGATCAGCGAAGACGAGATACGCGAGTTCTGCAGCAGCCAGATCGCCCGTTACAAGATCCCGCGCTATATACGCTTCGTCGACGGCTTCCCAATGACGCTCTCCGGCAAGGTACAGAAGTTCAGGATGCGCGAAATCATGGAAGAAGAGCTTACCCTGGCGGTGTGCTAG
- a CDS encoding TetR/AcrR family transcriptional regulator: MNEEVKPPVVKRKAALSAFRRELIRDAAKQIFVEVGLHGASLREIAKIAGCTTGAIYAQYTNKEEVYADILRESLVNMAEAVKDGADQGPKGKQSLAALRAWFEYFDARPAEFDLGFYLYGGAHPVGVGSELNRELNVKLKVVYETVANAMENDAIATADNKHHLAVAGASWMFGILLMKGTGRLKILEIDVDKLLDDSLRTLQHAHSA; encoded by the coding sequence ATGAACGAAGAGGTAAAGCCACCCGTCGTTAAGCGTAAAGCAGCACTGAGTGCCTTTCGCCGTGAACTGATCAGGGACGCAGCCAAACAAATATTTGTCGAGGTCGGTTTGCATGGTGCGTCGCTGCGTGAAATTGCCAAAATCGCAGGGTGCACCACCGGGGCGATTTACGCGCAGTACACAAACAAGGAGGAGGTGTACGCAGATATCCTCCGTGAGTCTCTGGTCAACATGGCAGAAGCCGTCAAGGACGGTGCCGATCAAGGGCCTAAAGGCAAACAGAGCCTCGCCGCATTACGTGCCTGGTTTGAATACTTCGATGCCAGGCCTGCAGAGTTCGATTTGGGCTTTTACCTCTACGGCGGCGCGCATCCCGTCGGGGTTGGCAGTGAGTTGAACCGTGAGCTGAACGTAAAGCTCAAGGTTGTGTATGAAACGGTCGCCAACGCCATGGAAAACGACGCGATTGCGACAGCCGACAACAAGCATCATCTTGCGGTCGCAGGCGCATCGTGGATGTTTGGCATCCTGTTAATGAAAGGCACCGGGCGCCTGAAAATCCTGGAGATCGATGTGGACAAACTACTGGATGACAGCCTTAGAACACTCCAGCACGCCCACAGCGCATAA
- a CDS encoding MFS transporter: protein MTMATAIDTDSHTTHTTTPKEERRVILGSSLGTVFEWYDFYLYGSLAVFFGSLFFPKGNETAALLASLATFGAGFAIRPVGAIIFGRLGDLFGRKKTFLATIVIMGLSTALVGVLPTYEQVGILAPILLVLLRLIQGLAMGGEYGGAAIYVAEHAPAKKRGFRTSWIQTTGTIGFLLSLGVILTCRSLLGEEEFRAWGWRIPFLLSLVLLMVSVYIRMTLSESPVFLKMKAEHKLSANPVKESFGDSKNLRLVFIALLGAIAGQAVVWYTGQFYALFFLQSILKIEFGLSTMLVALALVIGTPLFVFFGYLSDKVGRKPIILAGCLLGALTFMPIYKGLMHYGNPALEAAIATTPVILTAPENCNNCDAIRNELSARGVPYRTVIEANNSVAISIGDLNLTAPDKPTLTAALASAGYPGAADPAQVNKPMMLLLLVLLMTYVTMVYGPMAAFLVELFPARIRYTSMSLPYHLGNGCFGGFLPLISSWLVLWTGNVYAGLYYPIGVAALTCIVGFIYIRETKNLDLNR, encoded by the coding sequence ATGACAATGGCTACTGCAATCGATACAGACTCTCACACAACGCACACCACCACCCCCAAAGAAGAACGGCGAGTGATACTAGGCTCGTCACTGGGGACTGTATTCGAATGGTATGACTTCTACTTGTACGGAAGCCTCGCCGTGTTCTTCGGCTCGTTATTCTTTCCGAAAGGCAACGAAACAGCAGCCCTGTTGGCCAGCCTGGCTACTTTTGGCGCCGGGTTTGCCATCAGGCCTGTAGGCGCAATCATATTCGGGCGCCTTGGCGACCTGTTCGGCCGCAAAAAAACCTTCCTCGCCACCATTGTAATCATGGGCTTGTCTACCGCCTTGGTGGGTGTCCTGCCGACCTACGAACAAGTCGGTATTCTCGCGCCGATCCTGTTAGTGCTCCTTCGACTGATCCAGGGCCTGGCCATGGGCGGCGAATATGGCGGTGCCGCCATTTACGTCGCCGAACACGCACCTGCGAAGAAGCGTGGCTTTCGCACCAGTTGGATCCAGACCACAGGAACCATCGGGTTCTTGCTGTCACTTGGCGTCATTCTTACCTGTCGGTCACTGCTGGGTGAGGAGGAATTCCGTGCGTGGGGGTGGCGTATTCCATTCCTGCTGTCGCTGGTGCTGCTGATGGTCTCGGTCTATATCCGCATGACACTCAGCGAATCCCCGGTTTTTCTCAAGATGAAGGCCGAGCACAAGTTATCGGCCAACCCGGTGAAGGAAAGCTTTGGCGACTCGAAAAACCTGCGCCTGGTGTTCATTGCATTGTTGGGCGCCATTGCCGGACAAGCGGTCGTTTGGTACACCGGGCAGTTTTACGCCCTGTTCTTTCTGCAAAGTATCCTGAAGATCGAGTTTGGCCTGTCCACCATGCTGGTCGCGTTGGCATTGGTCATCGGAACCCCGCTCTTCGTGTTCTTCGGATACCTATCGGATAAGGTCGGTAGAAAGCCGATTATTCTTGCCGGCTGCCTCTTGGGGGCACTGACCTTCATGCCTATCTACAAGGGGCTGATGCACTACGGCAACCCCGCCTTGGAAGCGGCTATTGCTACCACCCCTGTAATCCTTACCGCCCCAGAAAACTGCAATAACTGCGATGCCATCCGCAATGAACTGTCGGCGCGTGGTGTGCCCTATCGTACGGTGATAGAGGCAAACAACAGTGTCGCTATTTCCATCGGCGACCTTAATTTGACCGCGCCCGACAAGCCGACACTGACAGCGGCGTTAGCCAGTGCCGGTTACCCGGGCGCTGCGGACCCGGCCCAGGTCAACAAGCCGATGATGTTGCTGCTGCTGGTGCTGTTGATGACGTACGTCACCATGGTGTATGGCCCCATGGCCGCCTTCCTGGTCGAGTTGTTCCCTGCACGCATTCGCTACACCTCCATGTCATTGCCCTATCACTTGGGGAATGGCTGCTTCGGTGGCTTCCTGCCGCTGATCTCATCTTGGCTGGTGCTGTGGACAGGCAATGTTTATGCGGGGCTTTACTACCCCATCGGCGTAGCGGCGCTCACCTGCATCGTTGGTTTTATCTACATACGTGAAACCAAGAATCTCGATCTGAATCGTTAA
- a CDS encoding enoyl-CoA hydratase/isomerase family protein, producing MAWQIEVIEGCAVVRMNTNKVNVQNDTFFKDLHDAFDRLETEFSELPVILTGQGNAFSAGIDFKYSFDVFGSQNKERIRQWYAEYRATNLRIFQYPRPTVAAINGHAIAGGLITALDCDFRIAARKDAKFGLNEVPIGIPMPAAYVEIIKYALGNQVGALTTLKGELYSLEQAEKLGFFHEVVEESQLLATAIAYARCITPDCNVAYAMSKKALQDSVMQQIDLRTTLLDQELPTGMSDAGNRRAQDKRRREIMGE from the coding sequence ATGGCATGGCAGATTGAAGTGATTGAAGGGTGTGCGGTTGTGCGCATGAATACCAACAAGGTCAATGTGCAGAACGACACCTTCTTCAAGGACCTGCATGACGCGTTTGATCGGCTCGAAACCGAGTTCAGCGAGTTGCCGGTGATTCTGACCGGGCAGGGCAATGCCTTTTCAGCCGGTATCGACTTCAAGTACAGCTTTGATGTATTTGGCAGCCAGAACAAAGAGCGGATCCGCCAGTGGTACGCCGAATACCGCGCGACCAACCTGCGTATTTTCCAGTACCCGCGCCCCACCGTGGCAGCGATCAACGGGCATGCTATTGCCGGTGGCCTGATCACGGCCTTGGATTGCGACTTTCGTATCGCCGCTCGCAAAGACGCCAAGTTCGGCTTGAACGAAGTGCCTATCGGCATTCCGATGCCTGCCGCGTATGTGGAAATCATCAAGTATGCGCTGGGCAATCAGGTCGGCGCGCTGACCACCCTCAAGGGTGAGCTCTATTCGCTGGAGCAGGCCGAGAAGCTCGGGTTCTTCCATGAGGTAGTGGAGGAATCGCAACTGCTGGCCACCGCGATTGCCTATGCGCGATGCATCACGCCCGATTGCAACGTGGCGTATGCGATGTCCAAGAAAGCCTTGCAGGATTCGGTCATGCAGCAGATTGACCTGCGTACTACGCTGCTCGACCAGGAACTGCCCACCGGCATGAGCGATGCAGGTAATCGCCGGGCCCAGGACAAGCGTCGCCGGGAAATCATGGGCGAATAA
- a CDS encoding CoA ester lyase: MIRTVLFVPGDRPERFEKAIATGAGRVVIDLEDAVEPQHKDQARENADRYLAQTRHQNVMVRINSNGDEAYKQDLALCRAHPHLAGVMVPKAESLKQLEEVADTCRKIWPLIETPQGLLTLPESATCKGIERLVFGVLDLAIQLGINAYSPSSHRIFDQVRYALLLHSALNGLEPPVDTVYPVLSDMEGLSAFATASKDLGFAGMLCLHPKQVEQVDSIFIPSAHEQAWAERVLEAAKQHGGAFSFEGRMIDAPVLTSARRMLGK, translated from the coding sequence ATGATTAGGACTGTGTTATTTGTGCCTGGGGACAGGCCGGAACGCTTCGAAAAAGCTATAGCGACAGGCGCAGGCCGCGTCGTCATCGACCTGGAAGATGCCGTTGAGCCACAGCATAAGGACCAGGCGCGCGAAAATGCTGATCGGTATTTGGCGCAGACGCGTCATCAAAATGTGATGGTCAGGATCAACTCAAATGGCGATGAGGCTTATAAACAGGACCTGGCGTTGTGCCGGGCTCACCCCCACCTGGCTGGTGTCATGGTGCCAAAGGCCGAAAGCCTTAAACAGCTGGAAGAAGTCGCTGATACCTGCCGCAAAATCTGGCCACTGATAGAAACACCTCAAGGCCTTTTGACACTCCCCGAGTCAGCGACCTGCAAAGGCATCGAGCGCTTGGTGTTTGGCGTATTGGATCTGGCTATCCAGCTCGGTATCAATGCCTACTCGCCCAGCAGTCACAGGATCTTCGACCAGGTTCGTTATGCGCTGCTATTGCACAGCGCACTCAATGGCCTGGAACCGCCCGTCGACACGGTTTACCCCGTGCTAAGTGATATGGAGGGCCTTAGCGCCTTTGCGACCGCCTCAAAGGATCTGGGCTTCGCCGGCATGCTCTGCCTGCACCCTAAACAGGTCGAGCAGGTTGACAGTATCTTCATACCCTCAGCACACGAGCAAGCCTGGGCAGAGCGCGTGCTCGAGGCGGCAAAGCAGCACGGCGGGGCGTTTTCCTTTGAAGGGAGAATGATCGATGCACCCGTACTGACCTCGGCAAGGCGCATGCTGGGTAAATGA
- a CDS encoding enoyl-CoA hydratase/isomerase family protein, with product MIQPNELPAAVRYEKQAGGVVLITINNANRENCIDEAVHEGLCEAWVKFRKDPELNVAVLTGAGEKSFCSGWDIKGYAKRTSTLSLNDLRERAAYEPGLGGLTRGVEVYKPIIAAINGYCLAGGMELAMACDIRFSVPEAQFGVLNRRWDIGCESGLTQRLPHIVGLGNALDLILSGRQFTAEEALRINFLNQVVPREALLDKALEYARQIAALPQASLRTDKESVLRGLGRPLQDGLWMENTLWNSTVHSEELENGISRFGARQ from the coding sequence ATGATTCAGCCAAATGAACTGCCGGCAGCTGTCCGGTACGAAAAACAAGCCGGCGGCGTCGTGCTAATCACGATTAATAACGCCAACCGCGAAAATTGCATCGATGAAGCGGTCCACGAAGGGTTGTGTGAAGCCTGGGTGAAATTTCGTAAGGACCCGGAGCTGAACGTAGCGGTGCTGACAGGGGCTGGCGAGAAGTCTTTTTGTTCGGGTTGGGACATCAAAGGTTACGCGAAACGTACCTCCACCCTGAGTTTGAACGACCTGCGTGAACGCGCCGCCTATGAGCCAGGGCTCGGCGGTCTGACCCGTGGCGTCGAGGTGTACAAGCCCATCATCGCCGCGATCAACGGGTATTGCCTCGCAGGCGGAATGGAACTGGCCATGGCCTGCGACATTCGATTTTCAGTGCCCGAAGCCCAGTTTGGTGTGCTGAACAGGCGCTGGGATATCGGTTGCGAGTCGGGCCTGACTCAACGTCTGCCGCATATCGTCGGCCTGGGCAATGCGCTGGACTTGATTCTCAGCGGTCGGCAATTCACCGCTGAAGAAGCCCTGCGCATCAACTTCCTAAATCAGGTTGTCCCCCGTGAAGCCTTGTTGGACAAGGCCCTGGAATACGCCAGGCAAATTGCCGCACTCCCGCAAGCCTCGCTGCGCACTGATAAAGAGTCGGTACTGCGCGGCCTGGGTCGACCGCTGCAGGACGGGCTATGGATGGAAAACACCCTCTGGAACAGCACGGTTCACTCAGAAGAACTTGAAAACGGCATCTCCCGTTTCGGCGCGCGTCAATAA
- a CDS encoding aldehyde dehydrogenase yields the protein MNKNVDVNWHERAAALVLPTDAVIGTQHVRAEKTSLCINPANGQALVEVSACGEREVDAAVKAARHAYEAGTWRRMAPTQRKRRLLALAELMRKHSDELALLESLAVGKPIRDTTTVDIPASIACFVWNAEAVDKLYDQVAPTAQDVVATITREPLGVVGVVTPWNYPLLLAVWRIAPALATGNSVVLKPSEEAPFTALRLAALALEAGIPEGVFNVIPGGAEAGQALGLHPDVDFISFTGSADVGKKFLQYAGQSNMKRLSLECGGKSPQVVLSDFTNLDEVAKAVTFGIYTNQGQVCYAGSRLIVDRKIKDELVDKIIASASRLVPGDPLDPQTRLGAIVSQKQLSRVCGYIEGAQRDGATLRCGGERSLVDSGGYYLRPTLFDDVLPSMTIAQEEVFGPVLSVISFDEESEILPLANDTPYGLAASVWTNDINKAHRVSRGVKAGTVWINCFNEIDFGVPFGGFKQSGFGRDKGIQGLEKFTDLKTTWARIR from the coding sequence ATGAATAAGAATGTTGACGTGAATTGGCATGAACGGGCTGCAGCGCTGGTGCTACCAACGGATGCCGTTATCGGAACGCAGCACGTGCGTGCGGAAAAAACCTCGCTCTGTATCAACCCGGCCAATGGCCAAGCACTGGTGGAAGTCTCCGCCTGCGGCGAACGGGAAGTGGATGCAGCCGTCAAGGCGGCGCGTCATGCCTATGAAGCAGGCACCTGGCGTCGGATGGCGCCGACCCAACGCAAGCGTCGTCTACTGGCGCTGGCTGAATTGATGCGCAAACATTCCGATGAACTGGCACTGCTAGAGTCCTTGGCGGTTGGCAAGCCCATTCGTGACACCACAACCGTTGATATTCCGGCATCAATCGCCTGCTTCGTCTGGAACGCGGAAGCAGTCGACAAGCTTTACGACCAGGTTGCGCCTACCGCTCAGGACGTCGTTGCAACCATTACTCGCGAACCTCTGGGCGTCGTGGGTGTGGTCACCCCATGGAACTACCCCCTGCTGCTTGCGGTATGGCGCATCGCCCCGGCCCTGGCCACCGGCAACTCAGTGGTGTTGAAGCCTTCTGAAGAAGCTCCGTTTACCGCTCTACGCCTCGCAGCGCTTGCCTTGGAAGCAGGTATTCCGGAAGGCGTATTCAACGTCATTCCTGGCGGCGCCGAAGCAGGCCAGGCCCTTGGTCTGCACCCAGATGTAGACTTCATCTCCTTCACGGGTTCTGCCGACGTCGGCAAAAAATTTCTGCAGTACGCAGGCCAGTCCAACATGAAGCGACTGAGCTTGGAGTGTGGCGGCAAAAGCCCTCAAGTCGTGCTGTCCGACTTCACCAATCTGGATGAGGTGGCCAAAGCCGTTACATTCGGTATCTACACCAACCAAGGCCAGGTCTGTTACGCAGGCTCACGGCTAATCGTTGATCGAAAAATCAAGGATGAGCTGGTGGACAAGATCATTGCGTCCGCCAGCCGCCTGGTCCCTGGTGACCCTTTGGATCCGCAGACCCGTCTGGGCGCCATCGTCAGCCAAAAACAACTTTCACGCGTGTGTGGCTATATCGAAGGCGCTCAACGCGACGGCGCCACCCTGCGTTGTGGCGGCGAACGCAGCCTTGTTGATAGCGGTGGCTACTACCTGAGGCCAACGTTGTTCGACGATGTACTGCCGTCCATGACGATTGCCCAGGAAGAGGTCTTTGGCCCTGTCCTGTCGGTCATTTCGTTCGACGAAGAAAGCGAAATTCTGCCGCTGGCCAACGACACCCCTTACGGCCTGGCCGCCTCTGTCTGGACTAACGACATCAACAAGGCACACCGAGTGTCCCGAGGAGTCAAGGCAGGCACTGTCTGGATCAATTGCTTCAACGAAATCGACTTCGGTGTTCCGTTTGGTGGGTTCAAACAATCTGGATTTGGTCGCGACAAAGGTATCCAGGGTCTGGAGAAATTTACCGACCTCAAAACCACTTGGGCGCGTATTCGCTAG
- a CDS encoding amidohydrolase family protein: protein MEIIDAWMQFPNKRFLQDPMFDSLRRWPTAWKVLAENSPDITSAQVLETLQKEGVSKVFASAWWGPAGPMITNEEVAAAVTAQPERVIGVASVDLSRPMEAVRELRRCARQYGFKALRVLPWLWGLPPDDRRYYPLYAECIELDITFCLQVGHAGPMRPSEPGRPMPYLDNVAHEFPELRIVGGHIGFPWVAEMISLMMKHPNVYVDTSAYKASRFPAELVAYMRGAGKRKVLFGTNYPMLTAADCLQGLQALNLEEDVQRCFLANNARRAFKLPG from the coding sequence GTGGAAATTATCGACGCCTGGATGCAGTTTCCCAACAAGCGCTTTTTGCAGGACCCGATGTTTGATTCTCTGCGGCGCTGGCCCACGGCGTGGAAGGTGCTAGCCGAGAACAGTCCTGACATTACCTCGGCGCAAGTGCTTGAAACGCTCCAGAAAGAGGGCGTATCGAAGGTCTTCGCCAGTGCCTGGTGGGGACCTGCGGGGCCGATGATCACTAACGAAGAAGTGGCGGCGGCCGTCACGGCGCAGCCTGAGCGAGTCATTGGCGTGGCATCGGTAGACCTGAGCCGGCCGATGGAGGCGGTCAGGGAACTGCGCCGTTGCGCCCGCCAGTATGGTTTCAAGGCGTTGCGCGTATTGCCATGGCTTTGGGGCCTGCCGCCTGATGACCGCCGTTACTACCCGCTGTATGCCGAGTGCATCGAGCTGGATATCACCTTCTGTCTGCAAGTAGGCCACGCGGGCCCTATGCGCCCGTCGGAGCCAGGGCGCCCGATGCCTTATCTGGATAACGTGGCGCATGAGTTTCCTGAGCTGCGCATCGTCGGCGGGCATATCGGCTTTCCGTGGGTGGCCGAAATGATTTCCTTGATGATGAAGCATCCGAATGTCTACGTGGATACATCAGCCTACAAGGCTTCGCGGTTTCCTGCGGAGCTGGTGGCGTATATGCGTGGAGCGGGGAAGAGAAAGGTCTTGTTTGGCACCAATTACCCGATGCTGACTGCCGCTGATTGTTTACAAGGGCTGCAAGCGTTGAACCTGGAGGAAGATGTACAGCGCTGTTTCCTGGCAAACAATGCGCGCCGGGCGTTCAAGTTGCCCGGCTAA